CGATCGAGACATATACATGGAGCAACCAAAAGGCTTCGAAAGTAAAACTCATCCTCAGTACGTGTGTAAGTTAAGGAAAGCCGTCCACGGACTAAAACAGGCACTAAGAGCATGGTATGACAAAATAGGTGAGTTCCTAGTGCAAAGCGGATATCAAGTTACACCTGCAGATTCAAGCTTATTCGTCAAGAAGCAACAGGAGAAGATATCCATCGTGCTGGTCTACGTGGATGACCTAATCATTACTAGAGATGATGAAGAGGAGATTAATAGCATAAGAGAGAATCTATCTATACGCTTTCAAATGAAGGAGCTCGGAGAACTGCGACACTTTCTTGGGCTCGAGGTGGAGCGCATTCCTATGTCAACAAAAGTACGCAAAGGATATTCTCCAAAGGTATGGCATGTTAAACTGTAAGCCTATCTCTACACCTATGGAGCCAAATATCAGATTATGTGCAGAAGAAGGGAAGGAATTGGCTAACTCAACTATGTATCGACAACTGGTCGGTAATTTAATATATCTAACTATGACCCGACTAGACATAGCTTATGCAGTTGGAGTAGTTAGTCGATACATGCAACGGCCAAAGAAACCCTATCTAGAAGCAGTTCGACGTATTCTAAGGTATATAAAAGGGACTATCGACTACGGCCTCCTGTATAGAAAAGGAGAGGCTTGTGAGCTCAGAGGCTACTGTGATGCTGACTATGCTGGAGATCATGATACAAGACGATCAACTACTAGATATGCATTCAACCTTGGTTCAGCAGTAGTCTCTTGGTGCAGTAAAAGACAACCGACTGTGTCGTTTTCTACAACTGAAGCTGAGTACAGGTCAGTAGCAATGGCGGTACAAGAGAGCACATGGTTGATGCAGTTGATGAATAACCTACATCAACCTACAGATTATGGAGTGGATCTCTACTGCGACAACCAATAAGCTATACGCCTCGCAGAGAATCCAGTCTTCCATGCAAGAACAAAGCACATAGAGATACATCATCACTTCATAAGAGAGAAGGTGCTGCAAGGAGAAATAAACATAGAACCAATCAAAACAAAAGAGCAAATAGCCGACATATTCACCAAAGGGCTAAGCACCGCAAAGTTCGAAGAATTCCGGAAGCAATTAGAAATGCTTAGCAAAGTAGCATTAAGAGAGAGTTAGAGTTGAGGGGGAGAATTGAAAGaggcaactctctctctctctttaatagaACATTCTAGAATGCTCTATCCTTTTCCAATTCTCTACTAGCTAATGGAGCACTCTAGAAAACTCTAGGAACAAAGTACTCTCTACTTGCTAATATAGCACTTTAGTGAGTTCTAGAAGCAAGTACTCTATAATATTCTAGAGTACTCATGTATATAGGTTGGAGCCTATAAATAGGTGTGAGGCTCCACACCAAGTGTGCAAGAGTGTGAGAGTGAAGAGTGTGAGTGAGGTAGTAGTGAAGAAAGGGTGTGAGTGGTGATGTGAGTAAGGAAGTTTTGTGAGGTGTAGTGTAAGTAGTGAAGTAGTGTGCGAGGTTTGTAGTCTTTTGGGTGTATGCGAATGAGAGTTATTTTGTGTGTGtaataaagagagttttattATTAGTCTGGTACGTCAATACTCTACactaataacaataaaaattgaGAAGTCCTTTTTTGGCGCATCCTTTAAGGTCCTATTCAGATGCACGAATGTCTTATTTTAGATATACCTTGGTTTGCTAAATAAGTTATTATATttgctaaataaaaaaaatatgatcaaTCGTTTAGAATGGAGTAGCTATttcactttcttctttttttttgaataagataaatcatcttataagtaaaatatagtcctgccaaattatgaaataaCAAGACCTTTCtagaagtaaaaaattaaactttctgTCTCTAATCACACCAAAAAGACGTTATACCGAATAAAATTATTCAAGAATAGCTAAATTCAATGTTCAAACAGGATCTAAAAAGGAGTAGCTAAAAGGAaagtgaaccaaacacgccctaagttTATTTTGTTTTCGCTCGAGTTTTCAAGTAACACATGCTATGTCCtagttgaagttttttttgGGCTTCTTTGTGGGCCAAACTTTGGACAAGCAATGCTACTTTTTTACACTAGCTTTAAGGCTTAATTACTTTCCTACTTAGTGTACTTTAGAGTCTTTTTCATTTGGCctactatacttttttttttttttttttcaaatactataTTGAACTACTTAGcatttaaaaatgaaaagaaagtacTGGGTCAAATGAAAAGAGTTCTAAAATACAGTATGTATGAATATAATTAAACCTACTACAAATTAAAAGGAATTATCTATATTTGTGGACGgtgaaagagtaaaatataCACCCAAAAAGGGTATGTCTAACGCAGCATACATTTTATTGAAAAATGTTACATACACACGCCATGTAGAGGTAGGGATCCAAATAAGCCTGGGTTAGTGGAGCTCCTACCCTGGAGTAACAAGTTGGGGgacaaaattaagaaaaaaaaataataatttatctcGAATCCGTCCTAATCTATTACTataatctattactatatattaaagTAGAACCTTTTATGAACCCTTTGTGAAAAACTGACACATGGCGTTCCATATGCTTGCCACGtatcaaactcaaatatagaatagcgATTTATTAGaaaactcaaatatagaatagcgattaaaaatcatataaaatcaaattaattcatATAAAAATCGTGATTAAGtcactattaaaaatcaaattaattctataaaaattaagtcACGTGTCAAATTAATTCATATAAAAATCATAAGTCGCTATTTAAAAATCACTTCACTTcactattactatatactaaaatagAACCCTTTATAAACCCTTTGTGAAAAACTGACACGTGGCGCTccatatgcttgccacgtgtcaaactcaaatatagaatagcgATTTATTAGaaaactcaaatatagaatagcaattgaaaattatataaaatcaaattaattcatATAAAAATCATGATTAAGTtactattaaaaatcaaattaattctataaaaattaagtcACGTGTCAAATTAATTCATATAAAAATCATAAGTCGCTATTTAAAAATCACTTCACTTcactattactatatactaaaatagAACCCTTTATAAACCCTTTGTGAAAAACTGACACGTGGCGCTccatatgcttgccacgtgtcaaactcaaatatagaatagcgATTTATTAGaaaactcaaatatagaatagcaattgaaaattatataaaatcaaattaattcatATAAAAATCATGATTAAGTtactattaaaaatcaaattaattctataaaaattaagtcACGTGTCAANCAAATTAAGTCAAATCACACCAATTAAAGAATTAACTATAATtctattaggaaacactattaaacactattattataattatactcaaatatagaataataattttattaaaaaacactattaaatcagattaaatcaaattataccaatCCTATTTTCATATTGAGACCGGGTAAgacagtaaaaaatatataataacatattgattgccatatatatatatattacgtattaaaattaaaaaaaaaaaatttaccgtATATTCTTATTTTACATATCAGAAATACCCGACCAAgtcatttaaaaaccaaaaCCGACCCGACCCGGGACCCGGGACCCGACCCGTTAGAAGCCTCTAGTTAATTCTACAAAGCTCCGCAGGAACAACTCACCGCACCCGCAAATTAGGACAAAAACCCTCGCCCCCACCATcgcttctccctctcccctaCATAAACCCTAGCGGAGACGCTCGCGTCTCCCCCGATCGAAGGAAAATCCCCCAAAATCGCTCCCACCATcgcttctccctctcccctaCATAAACCTCACAGACGCCTCTCCCCCCGATCGAAGGAAAATCCCCCAAAATCGCCCACCATcgcttctccctctcccctaCATAAACCTCACAGACGCCTCTCCCCCCGATCGAAGGAAAATCCCCCAAAATCGCCCGAAAATGGTAAGAAATTCTCCTCCGCCCCCTCGTTCCCGATCTTCTCGTCATCTTTTCTTCGTTTTCGATCGCTGTGTGAGCTTTTTCGATTCGATCGCAGAGCCAGGAGCAGGTGAATCCCAAGGCGTACCCTCTCGCCGATGCGCAGCTCACGATCACGATCCTCGATCTCATCCAACAAGCCGCGAACTACAAGCAGCTCAAGAAGGGGGCCAACGAAGGTTTCCCCCTTTGATTTGATGAGAAATTTGCGTCTATTTTTTTGGCGTttgttttgatcttgatttgatGTTCGTTTTGTGGGGGTTTTGGATGTTTTGTTGTGCAGCGACGAAGACGCTGAATCGGGGGATATCGGAGTTCGTCGTGATGGCGGCGGATACGGAGCCCCTCGAGATCCTTCTCCATCTCCCATTGTTAGCAGAGGACAAGGTAACGAGTTTGTTGTTAACTAAGGATTAGTATGTTTGATTAATTGTTAGTATGTTATGTGTTGATCCTACAGCATTGTTATTCGGAAACCCTAGTTTACACCCCAAACACTTTTCTATGTGTGAATTGATGAAATGTTTATGTGTAATATATAATCCGTAAATGTTCAATGAACTATGATTTGTGTTTTCGCATAAACAGTAAGGTTGTGCTGGTGATTAATTTAATGTATCAACTTGCTTATTTCAAATTGGACTTAGGCAGTTGTTTGACATGGTTAATTGGCAGGTTAAAAAATGTGTAAACCAAGCCTTACTTGAATTATAGCACAATATTGGATTACCATTTCGAAATAGATTAATGGTGTTTTGACTCTGAAACCTACCATTTTGATTTAATATTGTATAATCTAATGGAATGTTTTGTTACTAGAGGGATATTCCTTGCAATATGTTCCGAACATTTTGTAGTTGGATTGTAGAACCAAAACTTTGAATTCGCCTATTTCAAC
Above is a genomic segment from Ananas comosus cultivar F153 linkage group 15, ASM154086v1, whole genome shotgun sequence containing:
- the LOC109720934 gene encoding NHP2-like protein 1, encoding MSQEQVNPKAYPLADAQLTITILDLIQQAANYKQLKKGANEATKTLNRGISEFVVMAADTEPLEILLHLPLLAEDKNVPYVFVPSKQALGRACGVTRPVIACSVTSNEGSQLKSQIQQLKDAIEKLLI
- the LOC109721092 gene encoding uncharacterized protein LOC109721092, which codes for MDVNNAFLHGEVDRDIYMEQPKGFESKTHPQYVCKLRKAVHGLKQALRAWYDKIGEFLVQSGYQVTPADSSLFVKKQQEKISIVLVYVDDLIITRDDEEEINSIRENLSIRFQMKELGELRHFLGLEVERIPMSTKVRKGYSPKPNIRLCAEEGKELANSTMYRQLVGNLIYLTMTRLDIAYAVGVVSRYMQRPKKPYLEAVRRILRYIKGTIDYGLLYRKGEACELRGYCDADYAGDHDTRRSTTRYAFNLGSAVVSWCSKRQPTVSFSTTEAEYRSVAMAVQESTWLMQLMNNLHQPTDYGVDLYCDNQ